CCCGAATTCCCGTTCACTATGTTGTCCCACATGGTTTCTACATCGTTACCAACTGGCGAGACTGCTCCCATGCCAGTAACCACTACTCTTCTTGCATCCATATAAGCTTCCTCCTTCAATTAGATTCCATAACGTAATGCTACAGCGCCCCAAGTGAGTCCACCACCGAAACCAACTAGCACTACTACATCATTATCTTTTATTTTACCGTTTTCTACGTTTTCTGATAAGGCGATTGGAATAGAAGATGAAGAAGTATTGCCATATCGCTTCACTGAAGTCGCCATTTTTTCTTCTGGAATTTCAAGACGTTGTCTAGCTGCTTCCATGATTCGAATGTTTGCTTGGTGAGGTACTAGAAAATCAACTTCTTCCTTCGTTAAGCCAGCTTTTTCAAGTACATTTATAGACGATTCAGGCATTTGACGAACAGCAAACTTAAACACTTCTCGACCATTCATTTTAATGAAATTATCTTCCTTGCATTGATATAAATGCTTGGCACCAGTTGGATCTGTACCTAATTCAAAGGATAAGATTCCTTTTCCTTCACTAACAGGCCCCATCACAGTGGCACCGGCTCCGTCTCCAAATAAAACACAGGTGTTACGGTCTGTCCAGTCCGTAACCTTAGATAACTTCTCTGCCCCAATAACAAGGACATGATCATATGCACCATTTTGGATAAACTGCTGTGCTGTAATCATACCATACATAAATCCAGCACATGCAGCAGATAAGTCCATAGATGCTGCCTTTGTTGCTCCTAGTTTTTCTTGTACTCGATTACCTACCGAAGGGAACGGCGAATCCGGCGTTACTGTCGCAACTAGAATTAAATCAATATCCTCAGGCTTAAGATTTGATTTATCTAAAGCACGTACAGCTGCTTCATAAGCCATATCTGATGTGTCCATATCATCATTAGCTAATCTTCTCTCTTCAATTCCTGTACGGGTACGAATCCATTCATCATTCGTTTCCACAAGCTTTTCCATATCAAAATTGGTAAATACACGCTCTGGTACATAGTGGCCTGTACCTAAAATACCTGCATTTCTCATATCTTCATCCCCTTAAAGGTAATATATATTATCAATTCTTATGACTTGGTACTAATTTTAAGGTATTTACTAGGTAGATTCAAGTAGAACCAATCGTCATGATTAGACATGAGCCCTCCCTCAACCAAGCTATTGTCCATATGATGAAACGAAGGAGGTGGAATCATTGGCAGAGAAAAAAGATTCAAATCAAGAAGGAACTCGAAGTTTTGATGACTTTATGTTTGGACCACGGCCAACTTCATCCAAATCTGACCAAGGAAGCGAAAAAAATGAATCGTTTGATATTGGAGATACTACAGGTATTATTATTGAAACGTACAATCAACTTTCCCCATATGTAAAAGAGGTTTCGAAATTCCTTAAGAATTGGAAGTCTTAGTAATAAGGCCGAGCCAACATGATGTGAAAGCTCCCAAACTATCAATAAGTAGCCTTTGCAAACGAAGAATAAACATGCGAAAATCCTGCCACAACTCTGTGACAGGATTTTTGTATAAAGAAAAGTGCATAGCGTCTGGATAGCAAGGTATAAGTTACAGCCTAACCCTATTACGAAAAGATATAGCGTTCCCTATATATTTAATTATATTATGGCTTGATTATTGATTAGGAAGCTTACCTGTTTCTTTATATTCCTTCACTGCACTTTTTATTTTCTGTTTAAATTCTTTGGGCACAGTTGAGCTAAAATCACCTAGAGATATGGCATCATCTTGAAAATCAAATGTGAGTACGTCATCAGGCAATTCCCCTTTGTTAAACCGTTTGGCAGCCAATAGATACAGTTTATCTACATGTTGTACTGTACTCGTTAATACGGTAGCATCACCAAAGTTTGACTGATCTGAAACATACCCTATTGCTTGTAGATCACTATCTTTTATGGATTTCATTAAAGGTACATTAAAACCATCTCCAGCTGGATAAAAGACATCCACATCTTCTGTCCTCATTTGCTTAAACATCATCTTTGCACGTGTACTGTTATCCCAGCCATTCACATATTGTATGTGTACATCGGCATCTGGATTCTGATACAAGGCCCCTTCGTAAAAACCTTCAATTTCCGGCTGCCACTCATATGCTGCAACAATACCAACATTATCGGTTTTAGACATTCCAGCTGCAACCATCCCACCAAAGAATCCCATAGCATGTGCATTAAAATTTAAGCTCGTAATATTTTCCCCATGAATGTTTCCATTAAAATATACAAATTGAATCTCTGGATATTGTGACTGAAATTGATCAAAGTACTTTCCAAACGAACTACCATGTCCAAAAATTAAATTCACACCTTCATTTGAAAATTCCTCAACTGCTTTTTGTGCGGATTGTTTCGATTGGATGTGTTGCTTAAAATATACATCAACATTTAGTTCTTCTTTAATATCTAATAATCCCATGTAACCTTTTTGTCCCCAAACCTGGTCATGCACTGTATGTTCGACAAGCATACCAACTTTATGGATGTTACCTTGCCCCATCGCATTGGAACAGCCTGCCAACAGTGCAAGCAATAAGGAAAATGAAAACAGGATTCGCAAATACACTCTCTAGCACCTCATTTACTCTATGACTTCATCCCACTAGTTTATCTAGCCATATTGTATCTCTTATCCTTTCATTCGTAAATGTATGCACATGTTAAGCGTTATTTTTCATAATAGGAAGGGTATTGAGATTGATGTTCTTGTGCACGTTTGATCGTTTCATCAAAAGGCTTTGTTCTAGTAATGGTTCTATCATACTTCTCGTGTTCCTTTCCTTCATCCATCCCGAGCGTTACCACATCTTTTTCAACAACTGAAGCTGCGACTTTAAAAATGGGAGAAATCACATCCTCAACTGGTATGTCTTGTTTCTTTATAGTTGACAGAGGAGTAGATAGCCACGGACCATAACAGCGTTCCACTTGGACGGTTATCCATCCGTTTTTCCCCTGGTCTAATTGATTATAAGGTAGAATGCGAACACGGGAAGAGGCGTCGATATGTTCTAATTGTTTCCATGGCGGGGAGTGATTTTCATGCTCTACGACATACATTTCTTCAAATGCGTTGTCATCCTCTTCCTTCATATAATCCTCCACCGTATTGTAGTATGAAAAGTTCGAATTTCTACCAATGAACATCGCCAAGGTTTCTTTTTTTTCTGTTCGTTTATCAATTCCTACAACTTCATGCCCCTCATCTAATAAGGCATTCACAATATGAAATCCAATTCCTTCATAACAACCCCATACAAGATAATTCATCCTTTTCTCCCCTCCTATTATAGCGTATGATGTATCTCTGTAATCATGCTTTAATAGGAACTACTTAATGTCGTTTCATATTCTTTCATAAATCGGAGAATAGAGGTGGTCACTCTTGGTAAAATGGGATGTATTGCTAATTTGAGCTCAACTCTTCTATTTAAATAGTGTTGTTCTTCTTCAAAACGTCGGCTATGCTCATGGACCGAATAATGTTGACATGATACATCATGAAAAATCAAAGCAGGTGTCTCGGTTTGAGGTAAGGAAGATGGCTGTATCACATCCTTTTCTACATTCTTCTCCTCTAAATCATATGCCGATGCTAGTTCTTTTTTCAATCGTTTGAAGAAGACTTGATTACTTCGTTCTTGGTCAAACAAAGCTTTCATACTCAAACAAGGTGTAAAAAATACAAATGAGCGTATGGAAATGTCATGATTCTCTTGCCATCTTAGTGCTGTTAATGCTCCCATACCCTCGGCAATAACATGAATATGCGGATTAACGATTTCTTGTCGTCGAACAAATTGTAAGACTTGGTGTAATAGATGTGTGGTTTTAGGACTTCCCCACCCATTTCCGTACAGTTGACTCGTAAACAAAGTGTACCCGTTCTCTAACAATTGATTTAGCAAGCTTGCTCTTTCAGGATGTTCACTCCAAAACGATTGATGTTCTTCTACATAATGTCCAGCGTCACCAAGGTAAAGGATTAAAAATCCATTTGGTTTTTCTGGGAGATGCAGCAAGCAGGTTTGTTTATCCAATTGGAATGTTCTTGTTATGACATCCAAGGAGTTATCCATTCAGTCTCATCCTTTATTAAAGGGTTATATCCTTTATAATGTATGTATAGGATATAGCATTGTATGGTCACATGCCTTTATCTAGAAAAGTTCTTACCAATAAAATTATCTTAGTGTTTATTTTTCTGAAAACGTTTGATAAACTTAAAACAGATTGTTGAAATAGAGGTGAGCATTATGCGTTTGTTCTGGTCAATCTTTTGGGGCTTTCTACTTAGCTGCATGGTTACATATGTAGTATCAAGTATGAACGGTGGAGCATTCCATTTGTCCCAAGCAATTGTGCTAACCGTAGCTTTCACTTTAACTGTATTAATTTTAGGTGAAGGCGCATTAAAAGAAGACACCGAATAAATGAGTGACGAAGTTGTATTATACTACTTCGTCATTCGCTATTTTTAATCAAAAATCCTCCTTTCCCGGTAAGGAAGGAGGATTTTTCTCTTTTTAAGATTCATTTCATAAATAGCTTCAACGCCACTCTAGAATTTATAAACCCATTACAGATGAGCAAGTGCTCATTGAGCTTATTTTTTAGCATGCATCAGATGGTGGATGCTATTGTTTATGGTTTTCTTTTATAAGACCATACTCGATCTTTATTTGAGTTCGCCGGGAAGGATTGACCTGCATTTAAGCGGATTTGCTTCGGGTCTTTCACCATACTTCCCGTTTCTCCAATCTCTACATAAACCCCATTATTGGGCGCTTTATCGCCATGTTTAAATTGATGTCTTTGCCCCATAAATTTCAAACTCCTTTACATGTCTTTATATAGTAGTTTGACGTCGGAGCAAGAGATTTATACTAACAAATACTGATTTAATACCATGGCAAAGCATTTACCGTAACTAGTACAGACAATGGTAAAATCAGGCGTTGAAATCGTTGTGGTGGCTGGTATGATTGAATTGTTGAGGGTCCAAACCTCCCACTTTTGCTCATACCACCGAATTGTCGAAGAGATGAAGTAGTTGAAGAATACGCTGGGTAGGTAGGAGCATTAGGTTCAGATGTATTATGTTGTTCAACTGATGTTGGAATGGCTAAATACAGATAATCACCATCCACTCCAGTAATGACACCATCAACATGCTCACCATCTGCTAATTGCGCTAATATATATTGATTCATATGCTTGTTACATAAAGAATACATATGACTGTAGGTAGAACTTTGTCCTTTTCTCTTTCTCATAAGTAATGACCTCCTCTATGATGTAGGATATTCACCCAGCCCACAAATGTGAAATGGAGCAGTCGTACTATATAGAGAATCTGGACATGACTGTCCATTAAACAGATTCATTTGGAACAGGAGGAAAACGTAACATGGAAAAATTGTTTGAACTAATAAAGTATTTGTTTTTAGGGGTGTTTCAAGGCTTCACGGAACCCATCCCCATTTCATCGAGTGGACATTTAGTCATTGTTCAAGAGCTTTTTAAAATGGACGAGCAAGGCCTTACGTTCGAAGTTTTGGTGAATTTTGGCTCCCTTATTGCAGTTCTGATGGTTTATCGGAAAGATTTAATCCGCTTAATTAAAAATGGACTAGCCTTTTTAGTTGGCAATACGAGAAATGAAGATAAGAAAAATGATTCTCGCTTTATCATCTACCTCATCATCGGTACAATCCCAGCTGCTATTCTAGGTATATTATTAGAAGACTGGATTGGGAATACTTTTGGGGATAAAGCGAAAATGGTCGGTATTACGCTTATTATAACTGGTGTTGCACTTTGGATTATTCGTAACTTAAAAGGAATCAAAGGAGACCATGATATTACATGGATCGGTGTTATTATTGTAGGTCTTGCTCAAGCTGTTGCTTTGATTCCTGGTATTAGTCGTTCTGGTGCTACCATTGTAGCTGCCATGCTCCTAGGTTGGAAACAAGAAACCGCTCTACGTTTTTCTTTCTTGTTATTCATTCCTGTTAGTCTCGGAACTGTTGTCTTAAGTGTTGGAGATCTTATGGCCCAGGGAGAAGCTAAACTAATACCGTACATCCTTGCCTTCCTCGGATCTATCATAGCTTCCTACTATGCGCTACGTTGGTTTATGAACATTATGGCAAAAGGAAATCTAAAGTATTTTTCCTTTTATTGCTTTATCGTAGGCGCGCTTGTATTTATCTTCATGTAGCATAAGGACCCTCCCCTTTCGAGGATGCCTTACTTTTGAAATATGAATGTAATCTCATATTACGTTTCGATTCTTCCTCAAAAGGGCACTATACATAGTAGAAGGAGGGTTACAAGATGTTGTGGACAATTTTAATTGTATTATTAATTCTATGGTTACTAGGATTCTCCCTACAAATCGGAGGCGGAATTATACACCTTCTATTAGTAATTGCCCTAATTTTACTTATTGTTAACCTTGCAAAAGGATTGAAACGGTGACTCTCATCATAAGATGTAGTTAAGAAGATGCCTGAAACCTCTTTATAGAGATTTCAGGCATTTTTTTGTGCAGCTTCTCACTAGTCAAAAATGAGTCAATTTTCTCGTAGCAATACTCCCTCTCCAGTTGAATAAGCCCCCCCCCTTTTAGTAAGAAAAGAGAAGTTATTCAACAAACGGGGCATGAGGAGATGAAGCAAGCATAAGCAGGATTGAAGAGAGCATAACTCATCTCGGAGTGGGTAAAGCAAACACTATCTCGAATTTAAGTCTTCAAAATAACAGATTATTAGCACTATTTGATTGCATCACTATACTAGAATATCCCATTACCAAAAAACGTCTAGGTTAATGATACCTAGACGTTTTCTGTGTTTCTATTCAGCTTTCATCAGCCACCGCTTACTGGTGGGATAAATGCAACAGTGTCACCGTCTTTCAGCTCTGTTGACATGTTTGTATATTCTTCGTTAACAGCTACGTTCGCATCATCCAATTCTAGAATGCCGTAGTTTTCTTTCAACACGGATTTAACGTGAGAGACAGGATGTCCAGCTGCATCGATTTCTACACTTTCTCTACCTGCTGCTTCTTGAAATTGTGCAAATAGTAATACTTTAACCATATAAATCCTCCTCTTCAGGCTTTCCGGTCGGATAGGATTTAGTCTCGAGTTGATTGCCAATCCAAGACTCTCCATCCTCCCAGTGTTCTTTTTTCCAAATTGGGACGATCTCTTTAATGCGTTCAATCGCATAGCGACTAGCATCATAGGAGTCTGCCCTATGTGGTGTTGAGACCGCAATCACCACGGCAATATCAGATATGTGCAGTTCACCAATACGATGGGTGATCGCTACTAGTGCATCCGGCCATTTCCCTTGAATTTCATCCCCGATTTGCGCCAATTTCTTTTCAGCCATCGGAACATAAGCATCATAGTGTAAATAAAGGGTCCGCTTGCCTTTCGTAAATTCGCGAACCGTACCAATAAAGGTGTTGACTGCACCACTTTCTGGTCTTACAACTTTATTTACCACATTTTCCACAGAAATAAACTGGTCTGTTATACGAAAATAGTTACTCATTTTATTTACACCTCTCTATTATTCGTTTTGACAGTTCCTCTATCGATTTAGAATGATATATTGAAAAAGCTGCCCCATCTTCCTCAATCGAAAAGAAAGGAACTTGACCCCAATAAAGATAAGAATCAATATGAGAGCATTCCTCTAGTAATGATAGATCATATTCATCTTTAAGGATGACTGTTTTAGGATAAGTCGCACGTTTGAAGCCTTCCAGCAGAACAACATCCACGTCCATAACTTCATACATATGAAGCATTTCCTCAAGAGACCATGATTGTTTTTTCGCTATCCAATGAAAAATGCCATCTCCTTCAACACCACTGACAACAGCTCCTGCTTGACGATGTTTACCGCTATCTGTGGCAACACCTTCTATCAATGGAGGACCACCATGTCCATGATGCTTAAGGGAACCAACACGATATCCTTGTTGTTGTAACCTTTTGATTAGCTGAGAGACGACAGTTGTTTTGCCACTATTTTTAAATCCAACGACTTGCCAAACTACAAATGGATGTTTGTTCATGAGAGGAACTCCTTTCATCCATTTTATATGTAAAAACCCTTGTTGGTATCATGACCAACAAGGGTTTTTATCTAAATCAATCCGGGATACCAAGTGCGATTTTCGCATAGCGAGACATCTTGTCCTTCGTCCAAGGCGGACTCCAAACAATATGCACTTCGATATCATTTAACTCTGGTAAATCAGATAGAACACGTTTAACATCCTGTTCAATCGTAGCAGCTAGTGGGCAACCCATAGCTGTTAAAGTCATCGTGACATGGCCTACACCATCTTCATCACGATCTACTCCGTATATTAGCCCGAGGTTAACAATATCAATGCCAAGCTCAGGGTCAATTACATTTTCAAGTGCACCCATCATGTTATCGTGTAACTGTTGATCCATAGGTGTTTTCCCCCTTCTTGTTTCCTAATCATTATTATAACGAAAAACTCTCTAGAATGAAAGCCAGGTCACTACCTTTAGCCTTACTCCTTATAAGTGTAAATCAAACCAATTTACAGTCTCTGAAACTGCATAGGTAGAAACTTTATGATCTCGCCCAACTTCTCGTAAGAAACGAATGTTCTCTGGGTTTTTATAATGGGAAATCGCATCATTGTAAAAACTATAGGAGTGGTCAAATGGCACTACATTGTCCTCTTCTCCGTGCCAGAAAAACATTGGTCTACCATATAACTTATCAATTTGCTTGGATAGGTCTATATTGGCCAGCGAGCGAATTAATTCTTGCTGTTCTTCTTCTGTCATTGGCACATCCATGTCCATCTCTTTAATGGTAGCAACTTGTTCCTCAGCAAATCGTACTGGCTGAGGTGACCCCATCAATACAGCAGCTACTTTAATCCAGTTGTATTGTGTGAGGGCAGCACTAGTCGTTATGCCTCCCATGCTTGTTCCTGCTAAACCGATTCGTCCATCTTTAATCAGGTTACGTTGTTCTAAAGATTGTTGTAAAATCGGTAATTCCTTTAAGTTTTGAACAACAACGTCCCATAATCGATAGGTAAGTTCTTGATTGTTCATCCCTTCTTCTCGTTCTCCATGTAGATAACAATCAGGTAAAACGACTCGATATCCTTTTGAAGCAAGTGAATATGCTATTGGTAAGTTTTGTTCTTTCACACTTGTAATGCCATGAATATACATGACAAGAGGAAGTGGTTGGTTCTCTTTACTCGAATCGACCACAATAAGTGATGGAATGTTTTCAATGGTTTCACGATAAATTCCTATCATGATGGCTGTTTCCCTTCCTTTTTTCCATACAATATGTATTCTATAATTTTGTTCTCAACACTATCTATGCTAACACTCTCAATTGGGAAAAGAAAGAAAAAGGCCATCCTAGTTAGTTCAACCTTTACATATAATAAGTCATAGTTATAAACTAAAAACCATAAGAGGTGGTAAACATGATGGAAAAATACTTAATCGCTTTAGATTTAGATGGAACGCTTCTAACCGATGAAAAAATCATTAGTGAGCGCAACAAACAGGCGATTGCCAAAGCAAGAGCAGAAGGACACATTGTGTCTATCGCAACAGGAAGACCGCACCGAGCAAGTATTCATTATTATAATGAGATGGAGTTAGACACCCCTATGGTAAACTTTAATGGGGCTTTAATTCACCATCCGAAGAATCATTACTGGGATGCCATACATTCTCCTATGTCAATCCGTACAGCTCACAGTATTTTACATACGTGTAAAGAGTTAGGTGTTAAGAA
This genomic stretch from Pontibacillus yanchengensis harbors:
- a CDS encoding metal-sulfur cluster assembly factor, with product MDQQLHDNMMGALENVIDPELGIDIVNLGLIYGVDRDEDGVGHVTMTLTAMGCPLAATIEQDVKRVLSDLPELNDIEVHIVWSPPWTKDKMSRYAKIALGIPD
- a CDS encoding YjzC family protein, translated to MGQRHQFKHGDKAPNNGVYVEIGETGSMVKDPKQIRLNAGQSFPANSNKDRVWSYKRKP
- a CDS encoding lmo0937 family membrane protein, with amino-acid sequence MLWTILIVLLILWLLGFSLQIGGGIIHLLLVIALILLIVNLAKGLKR
- a CDS encoding alpha/beta fold hydrolase, producing MIGIYRETIENIPSLIVVDSSKENQPLPLVMYIHGITSVKEQNLPIAYSLASKGYRVVLPDCYLHGEREEGMNNQELTYRLWDVVVQNLKELPILQQSLEQRNLIKDGRIGLAGTSMGGITTSAALTQYNWIKVAAVLMGSPQPVRFAEEQVATIKEMDMDVPMTEEEQQELIRSLANIDLSKQIDKLYGRPMFFWHGEEDNVVPFDHSYSFYNDAISHYKNPENIRFLREVGRDHKVSTYAVSETVNWFDLHL
- the mobB gene encoding molybdopterin-guanine dinucleotide biosynthesis protein B is translated as MNKHPFVVWQVVGFKNSGKTTVVSQLIKRLQQQGYRVGSLKHHGHGGPPLIEGVATDSGKHRQAGAVVSGVEGDGIFHWIAKKQSWSLEEMLHMYEVMDVDVVLLEGFKRATYPKTVILKDEYDLSLLEECSHIDSYLYWGQVPFFSIEEDGAAFSIYHSKSIEELSKRIIERCK
- the moaD gene encoding molybdopterin converting factor subunit 1, with amino-acid sequence MVKVLLFAQFQEAAGRESVEIDAAGHPVSHVKSVLKENYGILELDDANVAVNEEYTNMSTELKDGDTVAFIPPVSGG
- a CDS encoding YjzD family protein, whose protein sequence is MRLFWSIFWGFLLSCMVTYVVSSMNGGAFHLSQAIVLTVAFTLTVLILGEGALKEDTE
- a CDS encoding molybdenum cofactor biosynthesis protein MoaE, which codes for MSNYFRITDQFISVENVVNKVVRPESGAVNTFIGTVREFTKGKRTLYLHYDAYVPMAEKKLAQIGDEIQGKWPDALVAITHRIGELHISDIAVVIAVSTPHRADSYDASRYAIERIKEIVPIWKKEHWEDGESWIGNQLETKSYPTGKPEEEDLYG
- a CDS encoding undecaprenyl-diphosphate phosphatase, which produces MEKLFELIKYLFLGVFQGFTEPIPISSSGHLVIVQELFKMDEQGLTFEVLVNFGSLIAVLMVYRKDLIRLIKNGLAFLVGNTRNEDKKNDSRFIIYLIIGTIPAAILGILLEDWIGNTFGDKAKMVGITLIITGVALWIIRNLKGIKGDHDITWIGVIIVGLAQAVALIPGISRSGATIVAAMLLGWKQETALRFSFLLFIPVSLGTVVLSVGDLMAQGEAKLIPYILAFLGSIIASYYALRWFMNIMAKGNLKYFSFYCFIVGALVFIFM
- a CDS encoding beta-ketoacyl-ACP synthase III — encoded protein: MRNAGILGTGHYVPERVFTNFDMEKLVETNDEWIRTRTGIEERRLANDDMDTSDMAYEAAVRALDKSNLKPEDIDLILVATVTPDSPFPSVGNRVQEKLGATKAASMDLSAACAGFMYGMITAQQFIQNGAYDHVLVIGAEKLSKVTDWTDRNTCVLFGDGAGATVMGPVSEGKGILSFELGTDPTGAKHLYQCKEDNFIKMNGREVFKFAVRQMPESSINVLEKAGLTKEEVDFLVPHQANIRIMEAARQRLEIPEEKMATSVKRYGNTSSSSIPIALSENVENGKIKDNDVVVLVGFGGGLTWGAVALRYGI
- a CDS encoding BMP family ABC transporter substrate-binding protein, whose protein sequence is MYLRILFSFSLLLALLAGCSNAMGQGNIHKVGMLVEHTVHDQVWGQKGYMGLLDIKEELNVDVYFKQHIQSKQSAQKAVEEFSNEGVNLIFGHGSSFGKYFDQFQSQYPEIQFVYFNGNIHGENITSLNFNAHAMGFFGGMVAAGMSKTDNVGIVAAYEWQPEIEGFYEGALYQNPDADVHIQYVNGWDNSTRAKMMFKQMRTEDVDVFYPAGDGFNVPLMKSIKDSDLQAIGYVSDQSNFGDATVLTSTVQHVDKLYLLAAKRFNKGELPDDVLTFDFQDDAISLGDFSSTVPKEFKQKIKSAVKEYKETGKLPNQ